The sequence below is a genomic window from Oncorhynchus nerka isolate Pitt River linkage group LG7, Oner_Uvic_2.0, whole genome shotgun sequence.
CAGTAGATCATCTGGGCCCGACTGAGCCGGCGGATCTGGCGAGTGGGCACCTGGCTCATGATGGTCCTCCAGTGGCCAATCAGGTTCCCTACCACTTGCCTGGACTTCATGAATAGGAGTGTTTTGTCATCCTCACTCGGTGTGTCTCCTTCCAGATCAGCGGTGAACCGGTTATAGTCGTCCAGACCCACCCTTAGACTTCCCTGTTCGGCTGTGTACTTTGGCCTGTAGGACTCTGAGAGGGTGTACTTTCTCCAGTGTTCCAGGAACAAGAAGACGATCCGCTCCTTCCTCATCTCAATGCACTCTTGGACGTAGCTCATGTCCGTCTGCACCTCCAGGCTCCGGGTCAGCTGCTCGTGGTTCAGTATAGGGTCTGTAGACAGAACCTGGTTGAACTGATCAGACTGAGGGATCACATCAGAAGACTGGTATGTAAGAGGAGCATGAGATGGCATGATTACAGGTTCCTCCACCAGAGGCAGAGATTCCTGGACTGGAGAAAAGTCTCCATTGTTAGGGGACTGGAGGACCTCTGCAGGGGAACACAGGACCTCATCTTCCTGAATCGGCTCGGGGAGATAACTGGACTCGCTCACCGCAGGGAGGGACCTCTTGCGCTTGTACACCCGGTTCGTTTTGTCATCAGCAAACTGGAACTGGTTCTGAATCTCATAGTTGGCCTTCAGGTTCTTCACAGAGACGCCACACTGCTTGatctccttctccacctcctccctagtGGAGAACGACTGGGATCGTCCGATGACCCCAGTGGCAATGGATCCTGCTGGGGTCATCTGGCCCATCCTATTGTTACTCCCTTCCTCCTGAGCATATCCGGGAGATATCAAATCCAAGATGTCTATTGTCTTGCCTCCCAGGGTGGCCAGGAGAATAGCCATGCTCTTGAGCAGCGTTGAGATTTTGCTGCACCAGGCTGGCAGATCTTCCGCTTGCCCATGAACTTGCTTGGGGTTGATATAGAAGTGCTCCTGGTTGAGGGCGGCAGACACGGGAAGAAGTTGTTGAAGCTCTCGCTCCAACTCTTCCAGTTCCTTTTCCACCTCCGTCACCTTATGCATGACCTGCAGGTTCTCGATTTGCTTCTCAATGCGGATGAGGTCGTCCTCCATCATCAGCTCTCCAAAGGGGCCCAGGATGGCATTGTGGACATGAGAGTAGTGCCACTCTTGAGGCTGGTAGTGTCCACTGGCCGCAAACTAGATTAGAGTTCAAGGGACAGCAAAGAACAACAGAAAAGAGGGGGGAAGGGGGAAGTTCCTTCAGCTTGCACTTCctggtgtactgttaacacacGGCGCATGTTCATACTTCCTCGTCACACAGGATTTACATGGATTTAGTGGTGCAATGGCACTGCCTCAGTACAAGCTTCATAACTCCTAGATTAGCTGAGAGTCAGGGCACAGGCTACTCCTTTATGAAATCAGGGTGGAAAAATCCTCAGCGCACAACTGCTGGCTGAATATGGTTGGGTGTATGGGTTCACTTTATTTGGAGGTCTGCATTTAAACTGCTTAGGATTCATTATTTAATAGTTTAAGTATTATAACGGTTTGTAAATCATTCAATGTCATTTGTATATGTATAAATAAATTATGATGGAGAGGATCAGGCTTACGCATGTATATGGTTAACAAAATATGTAATTAATGGTTATAAGCAGTTTACAAGCAGACCTTGAAATAGAATGTTCAAGTGTTATGTCATGATGAAAAAAGTTCCCTTTCTGTTTTGATCATTGGGGCAAATTAATTATACTCTTCCTAGTTAGTATTTCATTATAATTGTGTGTGAACAGGGTTGTTTTATAAATCCCTATTTGTTTGATAGGGAGTTTTAATAGGCTTATCCatagcaaaaaaaagaaacccaGAGAAGTATCCTCAAAGAAGTAGATAATGTGGAGTGTATAGATGGACATGGAGCTCGTGTGAATAGGCCTTGCATCACACCACTGAATCAGCATGTAATGACTTAGAGCTGCACTGCTCCATCTCCAATTACTAGCCACACTGTGAAGCCATCAGCCAGATCCTACTGCATATCAGGCTTTTAAACGGGCTAGAACTGGAATGGGCACCGTAGCCTGTAAGTATCCATTTCACCACACTCTGCAGGGCCTGGGTTCAGCACAAAAgtcaagtaaaataaaaaaagatgcATGCATTTGTTGTGACCCCTGAACTCAATATATCAAAGCAGGATATACAGTATCTGCATGGCCTGATGGAAGGGCGACAAACAATCCGATTCAGCATCATTTAGATTGTACTTGAAATGGTTGGGAAATGGGAAATGGTTACATCAGCATACAATGTATGTGTTCTTCATCGACTTAAAAATAATGAAGGCATCTGTCACTATATTAGTACAGTAGTCAATGCCCACCATCTTAGATGGAACAGGTACTGACTTAAGTATATGAAATCATATTTAACGTCAAAACAAAGCAACCTGATAGTGATATGTTTAAATAAAATATAGATTATATAAATTAAcaaacacctacagtaccagtcaaaagtttggagacacctactcattacaatgtgtttctttattttgactatgttctacattgtagaataatagtgaaga
It includes:
- the LOC135572379 gene encoding espin-like protein — its product is MKFAASGHYQPQEWHYSHVHNAILGPFGELMMEDDLIRIEKQIENLQVMHKVTEVEKELEELERELQQLLPVSAALNQEHFYINPKQVHGQAEDLPAWCSKISTLLKSMAILLATLGGKTIDILDLISPGYAQEEGSNNRMGQMTPAGSIATGVIGRSQSFSTREEVEKEIKQCGVSVKNLKANYEIQNQFQFADDKTNRVYKRKRSLPAVSESSYLPEPIQEDEVLCSPAEVLQSPNNGDFSPVQESLPLVEEPVIMPSHAPLTYQSSDVIPQSDQFNQVLSTDPILNHEQLTRSLEVQTDMSYVQECIEMRKERIVFLFLEHWRKYTLSESYRPKYTAEQGSLRVGLDDYNRFTADLEGDTPSEDDKTLLFMKSRQVVGNLIGHWRTIMSQVPTRQIRRLSRAQMIYWPEHFLPHVNGAPVSYETLTLDLFMLGYFQLLEMSMSRSERKFRHLLCYEMFDRLGSYSWELIRQFHREVMEEIEQGKRDWADSFEDIKQKYFGDSADGGGMMTASLLSIAPEVSVVPVQVPLPAPEPNMYLPSIAVQDSVQLTAQDCINHAEQSAVKDTVEDTVQADVNTSEPSPTNGPIQDAVKTESVAQESVPKDTVQTSVQDSAQKTGQDTVQEALQDSVGQVVTTETTVQSVGKCVTQDIAPAPLQVTIVTPIYEPPHREEPNEDSIKLIYELKEFSNEEISRYIERSFAFWKEKEAELFDI